The sequence below is a genomic window from Coffea arabica cultivar ET-39 chromosome 8e, Coffea Arabica ET-39 HiFi, whole genome shotgun sequence.
GTAGTGACGAATCCACACGCCAAAAACCAGTACAAAATGGTTGCAAACCCCCGAGATTTACAATGCTAATCCATACatagaagaagaaatgcaggAGACAATTGAGTCGTTAATTCTTGTCTAACAGGGTCTCGAGGATGGCAGACCTAGGATTAACCATTGGCGGTCCCTTCTCACGGCGCTCGAGCTCTTCAAGCCTGAAAGTTATCAATCTATCCCAGTTCCCACCTTCAAACAAAACACCAGCTTTGCCATCAGTAATCCTCTGGACAATTCCACAATACATGTGATACGGATTGTTAGGGTTCTTGACAATGACAATCATTCCCGGCAATAAAATCGGCAGTTGTGGCGGTTTTTGCTTCTTGACAAAGTTTTGATTAAATGCTAGAAATGCTGATGCTTCAGCCTGTGACTTTTTGGGAGGTGGATTCTGTTCAATGAACTTCTGGAGACCCTTTTCCCCTCCCGGAAATCCACCAGTCAAGCCTTGTAACTCCTTTTCAAATCCATCTTCTGGAATGCTTTCAACTGCCGAGACTTGTGGGTTTTCTTCATTTTCGGTGGTTTTTGATGGTTCTAGCGAGACGGTCTTCTTGAGTTCTTCTTGAAGGCCTGCTTCTCCGTTGCAAAGACCTCTACCTCCCAAGATCTCAGAAAGATTGAATTTGGCATTTGGGCTAAACTGAATGGTTGATGCTTGTTTTGGGGTGGGATTAGAGCAGGTTTTATGAGTGAAACTGGTATGACCAAGAAAACTAGACTTGTGAAGCAGGGGGAACTGAAGGAATGATGAAGCCATTACCCTGCCAAATTGCAGCGAGGGATGAGGATCCGATGATGGATGAAAATTAGCAATAAGGTTACAGTTATTTCATCCCAGTCATACTGTTCTGGCCACATATCTCTTTGCATTGATGGTCCTATCTTTGGCAATGGAGTCACCAATGTGTCAGGCTGTGGGAGGAGTCGGGAGTGTTCGACAGCTAACGAGTTGATGTTGTATTAAGGCCACGAGTGAACTTGGGTTGTGTATTAAGGCCCAGTGAAGTGCAAGGTCCAAACAAATACCGCCTGGGAGTAAGCAAGCAGATCTGTGTTTACCCATGGACTTGGACGATGCCTAGTACCCTGGTCACAAGTTCCATATTGCAACCTCAGTGATGGCTAGCTGCATCAGTAGGAGATTGGACCCATCACTGGACATGTAGGATAATTAGTTTGGGTTAATCTTGTGtacattcaaaatttgaatgcatgatacctatttttaatttaaattttatatatatgatATGCATCAAAATCGTTACTGCCCAGTTCTAAGGTGCTGGCACCTTTACGGTTAGCCATCGCATAAAAGCTTTATTACCATTTTTAACCGACATTATTTGCATacattacatatatatatcttcAACAAAATTAAGGCAAATCAGATAACATTACATTTATATTAACTTTTCCAAATCCCAAACGTTGACAATCTTATGGTTTGGTGCTCAGACTTGTGTTAAGATCATGTAAAAAGCGTCTCCGAAGTTTCTCCAAACAATCCTGCTTATAGTTTTTGGCCTTGCATTCATCAAATAATTTCTACCCTAATTGGCACCAAAAAGGATAATCTGTTTCTGGATTACACCAataaattcataatctcattacaTGCTCCGGAATATAAACAAGGAAACGAGAAAGTTTAAAGCCTATAATGTAAGAATGGATCCTAAACTACTCAATGTTGGGGTGAAAAGTGGTGTATTGCCTTATTTGGATTATCATATtgctccaatttttatttttatttttatttttacatttttcgtaaactattaattaaaaaaaaatgtatgtgCGTAATAAATTGATTTTTCGAACTCCAGTAGTATTGAAGTTTGCGGTAAATTAGGGTTGCTTTTACCTACAAGAACCCTCTCCGTAATTACTTGGCCACGATAAGGTCACAAACGTCCTTTCGGAGCAATTATCCCCAATGCTCCAGAAGTCCAATACGAATCACATTTTAATTTCGCAGTAATCATCAAACCTTTAGCCTCCGATCTCTCGCTTTTTCTCTCCAAGAGTTTTCCAAATTTCTCCACATTTTCGCTCTACTCTGTCTCTCTCTATGCATTTATACAGTATGACCGTCTCTCCCTAAATAAATATTCGTGGAGATTCAATTTTGCCCTAATAGAGCGATCTGATTTATTAAAGTCAGCGGAAGTTCAACCTTCAGGTTTCGAACTGTCGGAATTGTAAGATTCCTTTC
It includes:
- the LOC113704162 gene encoding NAD(P)H-quinone oxidoreductase subunit S, chloroplastic-like, with amino-acid sequence MASSFLQFPLLHKSSFLGHTSFTHKTCSNPTPKQASTIQFSPNAKFNLSEILGGRGLCNGEAGLQEELKKTVSLEPSKTTENEENPQVSAVESIPEDGFEKELQGLTGGFPGGEKGLQKFIEQNPPPKKSQAEASAFLAFNQNFVKKQKPPQLPILLPGMIVIVKNPNNPYHMYCGIVQRITDGKAGVLFEGGNWDRLITFRLEELERREKGPPMVNPRSAILETLLDKN